Proteins encoded within one genomic window of Vicinamibacterales bacterium:
- a CDS encoding amino acid permease: MGRRQPLTADFKRALGRFDATMVVIGGIVGAGIFVTPAIVAARLDTPLLVLGAWVAGGAIALVGAFSYAELGALFPKAGGQYVYLRDGLHPLAGFLYGWALLLVIETGAIAAVAITFATYALRLVEGPDGARVPLAIAAIAILSAVNYAGVKPGSRLLNVLVVLKVAALAVLIGAALFAGAHPGWWTDARATVAGPSATVVAFGAAMVPILFTYGGWQNANYVGEEIADAKRNLPVALLAGTLAVILIYVTVNVVFLRAMGLDGLAAAAAPAADAARRMFGAGGDVFISAAIAVSTFGFLDLAILAPTRVYYAMAADRLFVPALASLHPRFGTPGLAIVVQSAWSCVLALTGSYEQLTNYVVFADWIFFGLTVLTVLTFRRTLPLSRRSPDGFRTPGYPVLPIAFVVISALVVASVVGSAPGAAAKGAALIALGVPVYFWYARGSGSPRRSEVQ, encoded by the coding sequence ATCGGCCGGAGGCAGCCGCTGACCGCTGACTTCAAGCGCGCGCTCGGCCGGTTCGACGCGACGATGGTGGTGATCGGCGGGATCGTGGGCGCAGGCATCTTCGTCACCCCCGCGATCGTCGCCGCGCGGCTCGATACGCCGCTGCTCGTTCTCGGCGCCTGGGTGGCCGGCGGCGCCATCGCGCTCGTCGGCGCGTTCAGCTACGCGGAGCTCGGCGCGCTCTTTCCGAAAGCCGGCGGGCAGTACGTCTACCTGCGGGACGGACTGCATCCGCTCGCCGGGTTTCTCTATGGCTGGGCGCTGCTGCTCGTGATCGAGACCGGCGCGATCGCAGCGGTCGCCATCACCTTCGCGACCTACGCGCTGCGCCTCGTCGAAGGGCCGGACGGGGCGCGCGTTCCGCTGGCGATCGCCGCAATCGCGATCCTCTCGGCCGTCAATTACGCCGGCGTGAAGCCGGGCAGCCGCCTGCTGAACGTGCTGGTGGTGTTGAAGGTCGCGGCGCTCGCGGTGCTGATCGGCGCGGCGCTGTTCGCCGGCGCCCACCCGGGCTGGTGGACGGACGCCCGGGCGACGGTCGCCGGTCCCTCGGCCACGGTGGTGGCGTTCGGCGCCGCCATGGTGCCGATTCTCTTCACCTACGGCGGCTGGCAGAACGCCAACTACGTCGGCGAGGAGATCGCCGACGCGAAACGGAACCTGCCGGTGGCGCTGCTCGCGGGGACGCTGGCGGTCATCCTGATCTACGTGACCGTCAACGTCGTGTTCCTGCGCGCGATGGGGCTCGACGGACTGGCCGCCGCCGCGGCGCCGGCGGCCGACGCGGCGCGACGGATGTTCGGCGCCGGCGGCGACGTGTTCATCAGCGCCGCGATCGCGGTTTCCACGTTCGGCTTCCTCGATCTCGCGATTCTGGCGCCGACGCGCGTCTACTACGCGATGGCCGCGGACCGGCTGTTCGTGCCGGCGCTCGCCTCGCTCCATCCGCGTTTCGGCACTCCCGGCCTTGCCATCGTCGTGCAGTCGGCGTGGTCCTGCGTGCTGGCGCTCACCGGATCGTACGAGCAGCTGACGAACTACGTCGTCTTCGCCGACTGGATCTTCTTCGGCCTGACCGTCCTGACGGTACTCACGTTCCGTCGAACGCTGCCGCTGTCCCGCCGCTCGCCGGACGGGTTCCGCACTCCGGGTTATCCGGTGCTGCCGATCGCCTTCGTCGTCATCTCCGCCCTGGTCGTCGCCAGCGTCGTCGGCTCCGCTCCGGGCGCGGCCGCGAAGGGCGCGGCGCTCATCGCGCTGGGCGTGCCGGTCTATTTCTGGTATGCGCGCGGCAGCGGATCGCCGAGGCGGTCCGAAGTACAGTAG
- a CDS encoding aminotransferase class V-fold PLP-dependent enzyme, translated as MTERRRPLAIPPSEFRRIGHALVDAIAEHLESLPTRPVTRGDLPDRVRDLLDGDAPLPAEGRDPAMLVQSAARLLFEHSLFNGHPRFFGYITAPPAHIGILGDFLAAAVNPNVGGYTLAPVATEIEAQTIRWIAELIGYPRDCGGILVSGGNMANFIGFFAARAAKAGEEVRSRGVGRDGRTPRVYCSAETHTWIQKAADLSGLGTDAIRWVDVDREQRMDAAALQRTLDADAARGDRPFMVVGTAGSVSTGAVDPLRAIARVCRERGLWFHVDGAYGGFAAAVPGAAPEIEAALPLADSVAVDPHKWLYSPLEAGCALVRHPEHLRAAFAYHPPYYHFGIEATNYVDFGPQNSRGFRALKVWLALAHAGRAGYTQSIGDDIRLAARLHERVSRHPQLEPCTCALSITTFRFIPSDLRKAAGGAATESYLNELNQAILDRLQRDGDAFVSNAVVGGRYVLRACIVNFNTQAADIDALPDIVVRLGETLDAQLRARPAGA; from the coding sequence ATGACCGAACGCCGGCGGCCGCTCGCGATCCCGCCGAGCGAGTTCCGCAGGATCGGCCACGCGCTGGTCGACGCCATCGCCGAGCACCTCGAATCGCTGCCCACCCGTCCGGTGACGCGCGGCGACCTCCCCGACCGCGTCCGGGACCTGCTCGACGGCGACGCGCCGCTGCCGGCCGAGGGGCGGGATCCGGCGATGCTGGTCCAGTCGGCGGCACGGCTGCTCTTCGAACACTCGCTGTTCAACGGCCACCCGCGCTTCTTCGGCTACATCACCGCGCCGCCGGCGCACATCGGCATTCTCGGCGACTTCCTCGCCGCGGCGGTGAACCCGAACGTCGGCGGCTACACGCTCGCGCCGGTGGCGACCGAGATCGAGGCGCAGACCATCCGCTGGATCGCCGAGTTGATCGGCTATCCGCGGGACTGCGGGGGCATCCTGGTCAGCGGCGGCAACATGGCGAACTTCATCGGGTTCTTCGCCGCGCGCGCCGCGAAGGCAGGCGAGGAGGTGCGGAGCCGCGGCGTGGGGCGCGACGGCAGGACGCCGCGCGTCTACTGCTCCGCCGAGACCCACACCTGGATTCAGAAGGCGGCCGATCTCTCCGGCCTCGGCACCGACGCGATCCGCTGGGTCGACGTCGATCGCGAGCAGCGCATGGACGCCGCCGCCCTGCAGCGGACGCTCGACGCCGATGCCGCGCGCGGCGACCGGCCGTTCATGGTGGTGGGCACCGCCGGCAGCGTCAGCACCGGCGCGGTCGATCCGCTCCGCGCGATCGCGCGCGTCTGCCGCGAGCGCGGCCTGTGGTTCCACGTCGACGGCGCCTACGGCGGATTCGCCGCCGCCGTCCCCGGCGCGGCGCCGGAGATCGAGGCCGCCCTTCCGCTCGCCGATTCCGTGGCGGTGGATCCGCACAAGTGGCTCTACTCCCCGCTCGAGGCGGGGTGCGCCCTGGTGCGGCATCCGGAGCACCTGCGCGCCGCGTTCGCGTACCATCCGCCGTACTACCACTTCGGCATCGAGGCGACGAACTACGTCGATTTCGGCCCGCAGAACTCGCGCGGGTTCCGCGCGCTGAAAGTGTGGCTGGCGCTCGCGCATGCCGGCCGGGCCGGCTACACGCAGTCGATCGGCGACGACATCCGGCTGGCGGCGCGGCTCCACGAGCGGGTCTCGCGGCATCCGCAGCTCGAGCCGTGCACCTGCGCCCTCAGCATCACCACCTTCCGCTTCATCCCGTCCGATCTGCGGAAGGCGGCCGGCGGCGCGGCGACGGAGAGCTACCTGAACGAGTTGAACCAGGCGATTCTCGATCGCCTGCAGCGCGACGGCGACGCGTTCGTCTCGAACGCGGTCGTCGGCGGGCGCTACGTGCTGCGCGCGTGCATCGTCAACTTCAACACCCAGGCGGCCGACATCGACGCCCTGCCGGACATCGTCGTCCGTCTCGGCGAGACGCTGGACGCGCAGCTGCGAGCCCGCCCGGCGGGAGCGTAA